One window from the genome of Leptospiraceae bacterium encodes:
- a CDS encoding metalloenzyme — MSLIYFFIDGIGIGENNAEKNPFSRYATSILQVCTGKLYIDNGLHKKFKVYPLDANMGIAGLPQSATGQTSLWTGVNAPKIIGYHITGFPGPKLKTIIYDHSIIKKFKEHQLRATFLNAYTPKFLKKLEKLPRIASASTHTQKASGQNLFTINDILNKRALYMDITHHIMHEYYPELKEVVPIMDPIQRGRDAVEISHNYDLVIFEYFLSDKAGHSQSFEAAKFIIEKLERFIQGILEALDKDDTLIIVSDHGNLEDLSVKTHTNNLVPLIVSGRLQKEFQNLNYLNDVPLRIYEIFGIEPEIDEEYYIHLFSQDKSNETESVNIDLNEAMINY; from the coding sequence ATGAGTTTAATCTATTTTTTCATCGATGGAATCGGGATTGGTGAAAACAACGCAGAAAAAAATCCCTTCTCACGATATGCAACTTCAATCCTACAAGTTTGCACAGGGAAATTATATATAGATAATGGACTTCACAAAAAGTTCAAGGTTTATCCTTTAGATGCTAATATGGGAATTGCAGGACTTCCCCAATCTGCTACAGGTCAGACCAGTCTATGGACCGGAGTTAATGCACCGAAAATCATCGGTTATCACATCACAGGATTTCCAGGTCCCAAACTAAAAACCATCATTTACGATCACTCAATCATAAAAAAGTTTAAAGAACATCAACTAAGAGCTACATTCTTAAATGCATATACTCCAAAGTTCCTCAAAAAATTAGAGAAACTCCCAAGAATTGCCAGTGCATCCACCCATACTCAAAAAGCCTCTGGTCAGAACTTGTTCACAATAAACGATATTCTCAACAAAAGAGCTCTTTATATGGACATCACTCATCATATCATGCATGAATACTATCCAGAACTCAAAGAAGTCGTTCCCATTATGGATCCCATACAACGAGGAAGAGACGCCGTAGAAATTTCTCATAATTATGATTTGGTAATTTTTGAGTATTTTCTATCCGACAAAGCTGGTCATAGTCAATCTTTCGAAGCAGCAAAGTTTATTATCGAAAAGTTAGAAAGATTCATCCAAGGGATTTTAGAAGCTCTTGATAAAGATGATACATTGATCATAGTTTCAGATCATGGGAATTTAGAAGACCTGTCCGTAAAAACCCATACCAACAACTTAGTGCCACTCATAGTTTCTGGAAGATTACAAAAAGAATTTCAAAATTTAAATTACCTGAACGATGTCCCACTTCGTATTTATGAAATCTTTGGTATTGAACCAGAAATCGATGAAGAATACTACATTCACTTATTTTCCCAAGATAAATCCAACGAAACCGAGTCAGTTAATATCGATTTGAATGAAGCTATGATTAACTACTGA